The following are encoded together in the Mycteria americana isolate JAX WOST 10 ecotype Jacksonville Zoo and Gardens chromosome 2, USCA_MyAme_1.0, whole genome shotgun sequence genome:
- the LOC142406804 gene encoding myelin P2 protein, which yields MCNRFVGTWKLVSSENFDDYMKELGVGLATRKLGGLAKPDVIISMKGDIVTIRTESTFKNTTISFKLGQQFDETTADDRKVKSIITLEKGALVQVQKWNGKETTIKRRLVDGKMVVECAMKGVVCTRVYERV from the exons ATGTGTAACCGATTTGTGGGAACCTGGAAACTCGTCTCCAGTGAAAATTTTGATGACTATATGAAAGAATTGG GTGTGGGCTTAGCTACCCGGAAACTAGGTGGCCTGGCAAAGCCTGATGTGATCATCAGTATGAAGGGGGACATAGTAACGATCAGAACTGAAAGCACCTTCAAAAATACAACTATCTCTTTCAAACTGGGCCAGCAGTTTGATGAAACAACAGCAGATGACCGGAAAGTCAAG AGCATCATAACCTTGGAGAAAGGAGCCTTGGTGCAAGTGCAGAAGTGGAATGGCAAGGAGACCACAATAAAGAGAAGACTGGTCGATGGGAAAATGGTGGTG GAATGTGCCATGAAAGGAGTTGTCTGCACTAGAGTCTATGAAAGAGTGTGA
- the LOC142406233 gene encoding fatty acid-binding protein, adipocyte, giving the protein MCDQFVGTWKLLSSENFEDYMKELGVGFATRKMAGVAKPNVTISINGDVITIKTESTFKNTEVSFKLGEEFDETTADDRKTKNVITLDNGILNQVQKWDGKETIIKRKVVDGNLVVECTMNNVICKRVYEKA; this is encoded by the exons ATGTGTGACCAGTTTGTGGGCACCTGGAAGCTCCTTTCTAGTGAAAACTTTGAGGACTATATGAAAGAACTGG GTGTGGGGTTTGCTACCAGGAAAATGGCTGGTGTGGCCAAGCCCAATGTAACTATCAGCATCAATGGTGATGTGATAACCATCAAAACAGAAAGtactttcaaaaatacagagGTGTCTTTCAAGCTGGGTGAAGAGTTTGACGAGACCACAGCAgatgacagaaaaacaaag aaCGTCATAACCCTAGACAACGGCATACTGAACCAGGTGCAGAAGTGGGATGGAAAAGAGACTATCATAAAGAGAAAAGTGGTGGATGGGAACCTCGTGGTG GAATGCACCATGAATAATGTTATCTGCAAAAGAGTTTATGAAAAAGCATGA